From one uncultured Erythrobacter sp. genomic stretch:
- a CDS encoding aromatic ring-hydroxylating dioxygenase subunit alpha, whose protein sequence is MATLLRPDTAPQRIDTTPQPMPALSAKPIAGSRYWSREFMDREWEGIWTKTWLIGGLAAQVAKPGDFFTYDIGRESILVTHGDDGQIRAFYNVCPHRGKRLVMEEEGHSKRIACSYHGWRFTHEGELNFVPCPEDFADGSPCGKVKLEEVRCEVFASFVWVNLDPHAKPLAEHLGPVAHQIEGYRMEQMHRTHWVTLEGDWNWKCVQDNFNESYHLPFVHPQTRFVMEQSYKDCQFDLYAPEGHARMFMPGSRPARSLRGHTDTVLEMMAKELTYWGLDPEDFRDDPLRTREAIQQAKRKLGAEKGYDFSHFHDAQLTDHFHYTIFPNISFSLKPDGCIWLRADPHPTDPERCYFDMWYFTWFPEGADRYYSYSMGEEVDRTIPVPHKRGKVGELSCGPGIDQDVSIWSEQQKGLRSRGYKGGHLAGQEARVRFFHDTIDRWVGE, encoded by the coding sequence ATGGCCACTTTACTCCGCCCCGACACCGCCCCCCAACGGATCGATACCACCCCGCAGCCGATGCCCGCGCTGTCGGCCAAGCCGATCGCAGGCAGCCGCTACTGGTCGCGCGAGTTCATGGACCGCGAGTGGGAGGGGATCTGGACCAAGACCTGGCTGATCGGCGGGCTTGCAGCCCAGGTCGCCAAGCCCGGCGACTTCTTCACCTATGACATCGGCCGCGAAAGCATCCTCGTCACCCACGGCGATGACGGGCAGATCAGGGCGTTCTACAATGTCTGCCCGCACCGCGGCAAACGCCTCGTCATGGAGGAGGAGGGCCATTCCAAGCGGATCGCCTGTTCCTACCACGGCTGGCGCTTCACCCATGAAGGCGAGCTCAATTTCGTCCCCTGTCCGGAAGATTTCGCGGACGGCTCCCCCTGCGGCAAGGTCAAGCTGGAGGAAGTGCGGTGCGAGGTGTTTGCCAGCTTCGTCTGGGTCAATCTCGATCCCCACGCCAAGCCGCTCGCCGAGCATCTCGGCCCCGTCGCGCACCAGATCGAAGGCTACCGGATGGAGCAGATGCACCGCACCCACTGGGTCACGCTGGAAGGCGACTGGAACTGGAAGTGCGTGCAGGACAATTTCAACGAGAGCTACCACCTCCCCTTCGTCCACCCGCAGACCCGGTTTGTGATGGAGCAGAGCTACAAGGACTGTCAGTTCGATCTCTACGCGCCTGAGGGCCATGCGCGGATGTTCATGCCGGGATCACGCCCAGCGCGGAGCCTGCGCGGTCACACCGACACCGTGCTCGAAATGATGGCGAAGGAGCTGACCTATTGGGGCCTCGACCCCGAAGATTTCCGCGATGATCCGCTGCGCACCCGCGAGGCGATCCAGCAAGCCAAGCGCAAACTGGGCGCAGAGAAGGGTTATGACTTTAGCCACTTCCATGATGCGCAGCTGACCGATCATTTCCACTACACAATCTTCCCCAACATCAGCTTCAGCCTCAAGCCCGACGGCTGCATCTGGCTGCGCGCCGATCCGCACCCGACCGATCCCGAGCGGTGCTATTTCGACATGTGGTATTTCACCTGGTTCCCCGAAGGCGCGGACCGGTATTACTCCTACTCGATGGGCGAGGAGGTCGATCGCACCATCCCCGTCCCGCACAAGCGCGGCAAGGTCGGCGAATTGAGCTGCGGCCCGGGCATCGATCAGGACGTGAGCATCTGGAGCGAGCAGCAGAAGGGCCTGCGCTCACGCGGCTACAAGGGCGGGCATCTGGCGGGGCAAGAGGCCCGGGTGCGGTTCTTCCACGATACGATTGATCGCTGGGTGGGGGAGTGA
- a CDS encoding cytochrome P450 gives MNSPPQINLFDPALQQCPYDAYKQLRDEAPVYNIPGTQIFVISRYDHVREVLMDPARFPSTAANELMRANPTDMERGRKVAERFREKGWLPAPTLAGRDDPNHKQMRAMFNEAFKPSRIKAIDPRVETLAYELIDEFAQDGHCDWVRQFCVPLPLFIIGEQMGAAREDMWRIKGWTDAFFHRISLMLPEDKHLEMVDREIEAQHYFQPIFERLRDHPDGSLISVLVNTVIDGWGRPLNNEELHAEMMADTFVGGSETTTNALAAGMKLLIENKDVWHKLKTDPDKYMRNFVEEVLRLESPVQSLMRFTHKDVELDGVTIPAGSVVNVRYGAANRDERFFECPEKLDLDRPKAGAHMAFGSGTHHCLGAPLARRELTWGFQAVVDRFEDMHFAEGLNDFSYHPHFLLRSLKQLHITFEAKAR, from the coding sequence ATGAACTCGCCGCCCCAGATCAACCTGTTCGACCCGGCGCTCCAGCAGTGCCCTTACGATGCCTACAAGCAACTGCGCGATGAGGCCCCGGTTTACAACATCCCCGGCACGCAGATTTTCGTCATCAGCCGGTATGACCATGTGCGCGAGGTGCTGATGGACCCGGCGCGCTTCCCCTCGACCGCTGCCAACGAGTTGATGCGCGCGAATCCGACCGACATGGAGCGCGGGCGCAAGGTTGCCGAACGCTTCCGCGAGAAAGGCTGGCTGCCCGCGCCAACGCTCGCCGGACGCGATGACCCCAACCACAAGCAGATGCGCGCGATGTTCAACGAGGCGTTCAAGCCCAGCCGCATCAAGGCCATCGACCCGCGCGTCGAAACCCTCGCCTACGAGCTGATCGATGAATTCGCCCAAGACGGCCACTGCGACTGGGTGCGCCAGTTCTGCGTCCCGCTGCCGCTGTTCATCATCGGCGAGCAGATGGGCGCCGCGCGCGAGGATATGTGGCGGATCAAGGGCTGGACCGACGCCTTCTTCCACCGCATTTCCCTGATGCTGCCCGAGGACAAGCACCTCGAAATGGTCGACCGCGAGATCGAGGCGCAGCATTACTTCCAGCCGATCTTCGAGCGCCTGCGCGACCATCCTGATGGGTCGCTCATCAGCGTGCTGGTCAACACCGTGATTGATGGCTGGGGCCGTCCGCTGAACAACGAGGAACTCCACGCCGAGATGATGGCGGATACCTTCGTCGGCGGCTCGGAAACCACCACCAATGCGCTCGCAGCGGGGATGAAGCTGCTGATCGAAAACAAGGACGTGTGGCACAAGCTGAAAACCGATCCCGACAAATATATGCGCAATTTCGTCGAGGAGGTGCTCCGGCTGGAAAGCCCGGTGCAGTCACTCATGCGCTTCACTCACAAGGACGTGGAATTGGACGGGGTGACGATCCCCGCAGGCTCGGTCGTCAACGTCCGCTACGGTGCGGCCAACCGCGATGAGCGCTTCTTCGAATGTCCCGAAAAGCTCGATCTCGATCGGCCCAAGGCGGGTGCACACATGGCCTTTGGCTCGGGCACACACCACTGCCTCGGCGCCCCGCTCGCCCGGCGCGAACTCACATGGGGGTTCCAGGCGGTGGTCGACCGGTTCGAGGACATGCACTTTGCCGAAGGGCTGAACGACTTCAGCTACCACCCGCACTTCCTGCTGCGTTCCCTGAAGCAGCTCCACATCACTTTTGAAGCGAAGGCACGCTGA
- a CDS encoding carboxymuconolactone decarboxylase family protein yields MSRIAKLAPEQWDERLVKAIQPDNLTDLEQGLTRYFAHCPEQALGLMGFGGALKRNRTLPDRLVELVRLRVAFFNQCRSCMAIRYSDAVADGVTEGLVCSLERPQEAENLSAAEKVAIRYGELMATDHLAIDDAMYADLRNHFSEAQIVELGMTVAFFVGFGRLAATYHMVEELPEAFQTAETIAPWGADKIQVR; encoded by the coding sequence GTGAGCCGAATTGCCAAACTGGCGCCGGAGCAATGGGACGAACGGCTGGTCAAAGCGATCCAGCCCGACAACCTGACCGATCTCGAACAGGGTCTGACCCGCTATTTCGCGCATTGCCCGGAACAGGCGCTCGGGTTGATGGGGTTTGGCGGGGCGCTGAAGCGCAACCGCACCCTGCCTGACCGGCTGGTGGAGCTGGTGCGGCTGCGGGTTGCGTTCTTCAACCAGTGCCGTTCGTGCATGGCGATCCGCTACTCCGATGCGGTGGCGGATGGCGTGACCGAGGGGCTGGTGTGCTCGCTCGAACGCCCGCAGGAGGCCGAAAACCTCTCCGCCGCCGAGAAGGTCGCGATCCGGTACGGCGAGCTGATGGCAACCGATCACTTGGCGATCGACGACGCGATGTATGCCGATCTGCGCAATCATTTCAGCGAGGCGCAGATTGTCGAACTCGGTATGACAGTGGCGTTCTTCGTCGGCTTCGGCAGGCTGGCGGCGACGTATCACATGGTCGAGGAACTGCCCGAAGCCTTCCAGACCGCCGAGACAATCGCGCCTTGGGGTGCGGACAAGATTCAGGTGCGATGA
- a CDS encoding cytochrome P450 produces the protein MQSGIEGAPQSLAEVDLFAPGAQEHWYAAYAILHRDAPVQRLPGEGLTPDSDAFVLTKYDDIKRVVRDWDRFPPTLSLLVAHIQQSGEMPTHLPDIDAMVASIVSLRPDPDTWRAHRKELTDPWVGPGCTRHAAMITAHVDDLIAGMLEKAKRGEPVDFVADFARPLPQRVMADVLGFPHADIPRLEQWGNAQVMSYVIGTTHKNILTPDQSAEKFRLLAGMKEYVAEKTREKRAAPQDDMVSFLTQIEYQPLGRKLTDDEINGVVYAMVIGGLETTQYAIAEQAQLLCERPGMFGTLRGDRAAIRTFIEEGMRLRSPTQGLSTRICAHDEVFQGVAVPAGSMLHLRWAAANIDAEEFEDPLDLKLDRKAATRHLAFSQGPRSCPGSNISRLEQMIAWERLCDAFADLAYAPGNDFRHQGGIMLGIHRLLLNLTPA, from the coding sequence GTGCAGTCTGGTATCGAAGGCGCGCCGCAGAGCCTCGCCGAAGTCGATTTGTTCGCCCCCGGCGCGCAGGAACATTGGTATGCGGCCTATGCAATCTTGCACCGGGACGCTCCGGTGCAGCGGCTCCCCGGTGAGGGTCTGACGCCCGATAGCGACGCTTTCGTCCTCACCAAATATGATGATATCAAGCGGGTGGTGCGCGATTGGGACCGCTTCCCGCCGACATTGTCGCTGCTGGTCGCGCATATCCAGCAATCGGGCGAGATGCCCACCCACCTGCCCGATATCGACGCGATGGTCGCCTCGATCGTGTCGCTGCGCCCCGATCCGGACACATGGCGCGCGCATCGCAAGGAGCTGACCGATCCGTGGGTCGGCCCCGGCTGCACGCGCCATGCCGCGATGATCACGGCCCACGTCGATGATCTGATCGCCGGGATGCTGGAGAAGGCGAAGCGCGGGGAGCCGGTGGATTTCGTCGCCGATTTCGCCCGCCCCCTGCCGCAGCGGGTGATGGCCGATGTGCTGGGCTTCCCGCACGCGGACATCCCCCGGCTGGAGCAATGGGGCAATGCGCAGGTCATGTCCTATGTGATCGGGACGACCCACAAGAACATCCTCACTCCTGACCAGAGTGCCGAGAAGTTCCGGCTGCTGGCGGGGATGAAGGAATATGTGGCGGAGAAAACGCGCGAGAAACGCGCCGCTCCGCAGGATGACATGGTGAGTTTCCTCACCCAGATCGAATACCAGCCGCTGGGCCGCAAGCTCACCGACGACGAGATCAACGGCGTGGTTTATGCGATGGTGATCGGCGGGCTGGAGACGACCCAGTATGCCATTGCCGAACAGGCGCAATTGCTGTGCGAACGGCCGGGGATGTTCGGCACTTTGCGCGGCGACCGTGCGGCAATCCGCACCTTTATCGAGGAAGGGATGCGGCTACGCTCACCCACGCAAGGTCTCTCGACCCGCATCTGCGCGCATGACGAGGTGTTCCAGGGTGTCGCAGTGCCTGCGGGTTCCATGCTCCACCTGCGCTGGGCTGCGGCGAATATCGACGCCGAGGAGTTCGAAGACCCGCTCGACCTGAAGCTCGACCGCAAGGCGGCGACCCGGCACCTCGCCTTCAGTCAGGGACCGCGCTCATGTCCGGGATCGAACATTTCGCGGCTCGAACAGATGATCGCGTGGGAGCGCCTGTGCGATGCCTTCGCCGACCTTGCCTACGCACCCGGCAACGACTTCCGCCATCAGGGCGGGATCATGCTCGGCATCCACCGGCTGCTGCTCAACCTCACACCCGCCTGA
- a CDS encoding antibiotic biosynthesis monooxygenase, which produces MATLLAHIQIQPGKEDKWEAIMHDMVHHTFGTEEGVIRYEYWKGQEPLSYYCLLSFKDKWAFYHHQMSDHHEGHDFADVLAGIRLEYIDPVDGAGGGLPPTEDPPLPADASEAMRTAQERFPLDIPAWWSARA; this is translated from the coding sequence ATGGCCACATTGCTCGCCCATATCCAGATCCAGCCCGGCAAGGAGGACAAGTGGGAAGCGATCATGCACGACATGGTCCACCACACTTTCGGCACCGAAGAAGGCGTGATCCGTTACGAGTACTGGAAGGGGCAGGAGCCGCTTTCGTATTACTGCCTGCTCAGCTTCAAGGACAAATGGGCGTTCTATCACCACCAGATGTCCGACCACCACGAAGGCCACGATTTCGCCGACGTGCTGGCGGGGATAAGACTTGAATATATCGACCCCGTCGATGGGGCAGGGGGAGGGCTGCCGCCGACCGAAGACCCGCCACTGCCCGCTGATGCAAGCGAAGCGATGCGTACGGCGCAGGAACGCTTCCCGCTCGACATTCCGGCATGGTGGAGCGCGCGGGCATGA
- a CDS encoding nuclear transport factor 2 family protein, giving the protein MNVEAVLQELLDKQAIQELIARYSRTLDWVDDAGQAGCYWPDAAVDYGFFKGTAADFVPVVMAVERSTGRRWHLLSSLAVKLTSATTAEGECYGIALGFRREDEAEPYSGNMYGGRYLDQYEKRDGEWRISSRRYIMDWTMAMPDQPDASPNAEFPLPMLDLRESGHPDYRVM; this is encoded by the coding sequence ATGAACGTTGAGGCCGTGCTTCAGGAACTGCTCGACAAGCAGGCGATCCAGGAACTGATCGCGCGCTATTCGCGCACCTTGGACTGGGTCGATGATGCGGGGCAGGCGGGTTGTTACTGGCCCGATGCGGCGGTGGATTACGGGTTCTTCAAAGGCACGGCGGCGGATTTCGTGCCGGTGGTGATGGCGGTGGAACGCTCGACCGGGCGGCGCTGGCACTTGTTGTCGTCGCTGGCGGTCAAGCTGACCTCGGCGACGACGGCGGAGGGCGAATGCTACGGCATCGCATTGGGCTTCCGGCGCGAGGATGAGGCCGAGCCCTATAGCGGCAACATGTATGGCGGGCGCTATCTCGACCAGTATGAGAAGCGCGACGGGGAATGGCGGATATCGAGCCGCCGCTACATCATGGACTGGACGATGGCGATGCCCGACCAGCCCGACGCCAGCCCCAACGCCGAATTCCCGTTGCCGATGCTCGACCTCCGCGAAAGCGGGCATCCTGATTACCGGGTGATGTGA
- a CDS encoding VOC family protein: MTGLPVRQLAYKVNDLEAAAAAHHRQFGSGPFFVLRNVVLASSQHRGVERPFDHSSAYGQWGSVMVELVVQHNPDPSALHDMFPWGSGKEGLHHAALFVDDLEAEIARFAAEGVPLAQLSVTQTGTAFAFVDTRASLGHMLELYEPTAQLTGFYDFVAEAAKGWDGTDLLRELS; encoded by the coding sequence TTGACCGGGTTGCCGGTTCGCCAGCTGGCCTACAAGGTCAACGACCTTGAAGCGGCAGCGGCGGCGCATCACCGGCAGTTCGGCTCGGGGCCATTCTTCGTGCTAAGGAACGTGGTGCTCGCCTCCTCGCAGCATCGCGGGGTGGAGCGGCCGTTCGACCACTCGAGCGCCTATGGCCAATGGGGCAGCGTGATGGTGGAGCTGGTGGTGCAGCACAATCCTGATCCCAGCGCGCTGCACGATATGTTTCCGTGGGGATCGGGCAAAGAGGGGCTGCATCACGCGGCGCTGTTCGTGGATGACCTTGAGGCCGAGATCGCGCGGTTCGCCGCCGAGGGCGTGCCGCTGGCACAGCTCTCGGTGACGCAGACGGGCACCGCATTTGCCTTCGTCGATACCCGCGCGAGCCTGGGGCATATGCTGGAATTGTATGAGCCGACCGCGCAGCTGACGGGGTTCTACGATTTCGTGGCTGAGGCGGCGAAAGGGTGGGATGGAACGGATTTGCTGCGGGAGCTAAGCTAA
- a CDS encoding fatty acid--CoA ligase — protein MGENTALAAESFCDVVRDHARGKGDVIAFTYAGEEISFAELDEGANRAANGLAALGVKPGERVAFLGKNHPLYFEAFLGAARIGAVMTPVNWRLAAPEVAYILDNCQARVVFIGEGFAEVLSGIHADCSRVEQVIGIDAPDFAGTDYRTWRDGFPATPPAHRVAAEDDALQLYTSGTTGKPKGAVMTHGSILSSRDATASGEEMRGWQEPIPGDVTLLAMPCFHISGTGTGIGTMVAGTNSIVLPEYDPTKALDLIANFNISKIFLVPAAIQILLNHPRVSETDFSRLKYITYGASPIPLELMREAMRVIGCGFVQMYGMTETSGTIVALDPEDHVPEGSPRMRSVGKPLAGVELKIIDEAGNPVPVGTVGEIATRSSKNMRGYWNNPDATASTIDAEGWLRTGDAGYLDEDGYLYIHDRVKDMIISGGENVYPAEVENALYSHPKVADVAVIGVPDPKWGEAVKACVVVKPGEELSEAELIAHARTLIAGYKCPKTVDFIPALPRNPSGKILRRELRAPYWVGRDRAVN, from the coding sequence ATGGGAGAGAACACAGCATTGGCAGCGGAGTCCTTTTGCGACGTCGTGCGTGATCACGCGCGCGGTAAGGGGGACGTTATCGCTTTCACCTACGCGGGCGAGGAGATCAGCTTCGCCGAGCTTGACGAAGGCGCCAACCGGGCGGCGAACGGGCTGGCGGCTCTGGGCGTCAAGCCGGGCGAGCGCGTGGCCTTCCTCGGCAAGAACCATCCGCTCTATTTCGAAGCCTTCCTGGGCGCGGCGCGCATCGGGGCGGTGATGACCCCGGTGAACTGGCGCCTCGCCGCGCCGGAGGTCGCCTATATCCTCGATAATTGTCAGGCCCGCGTGGTGTTCATCGGCGAAGGCTTTGCCGAGGTGCTCAGCGGCATCCATGCAGACTGCTCACGGGTCGAACAGGTGATCGGCATCGACGCGCCGGACTTCGCAGGCACCGATTATCGGACCTGGCGTGACGGCTTCCCCGCCACGCCGCCCGCCCACCGCGTAGCCGCCGAAGACGATGCGTTGCAGCTTTATACCTCGGGCACCACCGGCAAGCCCAAGGGCGCGGTGATGACCCACGGTTCGATCCTCTCCAGCCGCGATGCGACAGCCAGCGGCGAAGAGATGCGCGGCTGGCAGGAGCCGATCCCGGGCGATGTCACGCTGCTCGCCATGCCGTGTTTCCATATCAGCGGCACCGGCACGGGCATCGGCACGATGGTCGCGGGCACCAATTCCATCGTCCTGCCGGAATATGATCCGACCAAGGCATTGGACCTGATCGCCAATTTCAACATCTCGAAGATCTTCCTCGTGCCCGCCGCGATCCAGATTCTGCTGAACCACCCGCGCGTGTCCGAGACCGATTTCAGCCGCTTGAAATACATCACCTACGGCGCCTCTCCGATCCCGCTCGAGCTGATGCGCGAGGCGATGCGGGTGATCGGCTGCGGCTTTGTGCAGATGTACGGGATGACCGAGACAAGTGGGACAATCGTCGCGCTCGATCCCGAGGATCACGTGCCCGAAGGCTCGCCCCGGATGCGGAGCGTGGGCAAGCCGCTCGCGGGTGTCGAGCTCAAAATCATCGACGAAGCGGGCAACCCGGTTCCGGTGGGCACCGTCGGCGAAATCGCGACGCGCTCGTCCAAGAACATGCGCGGGTACTGGAACAACCCGGACGCCACCGCCTCGACCATCGATGCCGAAGGCTGGCTGCGCACCGGCGACGCGGGCTATCTGGACGAGGACGGCTACCTTTACATCCACGACCGGGTGAAGGACATGATCATCTCGGGCGGCGAGAACGTCTATCCCGCCGAGGTCGAGAACGCGCTCTATTCGCATCCCAAGGTGGCGGACGTCGCCGTGATCGGCGTGCCTGACCCCAAGTGGGGCGAGGCGGTGAAGGCCTGCGTGGTGGTGAAGCCGGGTGAGGAATTGAGCGAGGCGGAGCTGATCGCCCACGCCCGCACGCTGATCGCGGGTTACAAGTGCCCCAAGACGGTCGATTTCATCCCGGCGCTGCCGCGGAACCCCTCGGGGAAGATTCTGCGCCGCGAACTGCGCGCGCCCTATTGGGTGGGCAGGGACCGGGCGGTCAATTGA
- a CDS encoding PaaI family thioesterase — protein MDIPPGFEPAGFTPGFLDHGGPYYLGPASEGVRVVGLKIMPHHINYQDAAHGGVISTFADVALSHAVYDAELPRLAPSTVTLTVNYLSGARLGDWLEARVRIDRLGGRTAYTSGGIWRGDEQIATMSGVFAFRR, from the coding sequence ATGGATATTCCTCCGGGCTTTGAACCGGCCGGTTTCACTCCCGGCTTTCTCGACCATGGCGGGCCTTACTATCTCGGGCCTGCTTCGGAGGGCGTGAGGGTGGTGGGCCTCAAGATCATGCCGCACCACATCAATTATCAGGACGCGGCGCATGGCGGGGTGATCTCGACCTTCGCCGATGTGGCGCTGAGCCACGCGGTCTATGATGCCGAGCTGCCCCGGCTGGCGCCTTCGACCGTGACGCTGACGGTGAATTATCTGAGCGGCGCGCGGCTGGGCGATTGGCTGGAAGCGCGGGTGCGGATCGACCGGCTGGGCGGGCGTACGGCCTATACCTCGGGCGGGATATGGCGCGGCGATGAGCAGATCGCGACGATGAGCGGGGTGTTTGCGTTTCGGCGGTGA
- a CDS encoding PaaI family thioesterase → MRSPRETPFYYPNHRLTAAVEGSRSSRYPAAPSTVTLTVNYLSGARLGDWLEARVRIDRLGGRTAYTSGGVWRGDEQIATMSGVFAFRR, encoded by the coding sequence CTGCGATCTCCGCGAGAAACCCCTTTCTACTACCCCAACCACCGCCTCACGGCCGCCGTCGAGGGATCGCGTTCGTCGCGATACCCCGCCGCGCCTTCGACTGTGACGCTGACGGTGAATTATCTCAGCGGCGCGCGGCTGGGCGATTGGCTGGAAGCGCGGGTGCGGATCGACCGGCTGGGCGGGCGTACGGCCTATACCTCGGGCGGGGTATGGCGTGGCGATGAGCAGATCGCGACGATGAGCGGGGTGTTTGCGTTTCGGCGGTGA
- a CDS encoding nuclear transport factor 2 family protein, with amino-acid sequence MTGTLDDREAIRDILAAYAHAIDRRRWGIMEHLFHADAIFRFGTIEGDWRGFVEQARAVIDPCLATQHQLGQTVFGFESETVCHTETYMTAMHTVPPGYPLAAVFPDKGVIYSAIVAGRYVDRFEKRGGVWRIAQRTGLYDWREFRVVEGVDLSDTPEGAAGYHDERDPSTAAVRRWLG; translated from the coding sequence ATGACCGGAACCCTCGACGACCGCGAAGCCATCCGCGACATTCTCGCCGCCTATGCCCATGCAATCGACCGACGGCGCTGGGGGATAATGGAGCATCTGTTCCATGCGGACGCGATCTTCCGATTCGGCACCATCGAGGGCGATTGGCGCGGGTTCGTGGAACAGGCGCGCGCGGTGATCGACCCGTGCCTTGCGACCCAGCACCAGCTTGGCCAGACGGTGTTCGGGTTTGAGAGCGAGACGGTCTGCCACACGGAAACCTACATGACCGCGATGCACACCGTCCCGCCGGGCTACCCGCTGGCGGCGGTGTTTCCGGACAAGGGCGTGATCTATTCCGCGATCGTGGCGGGGCGCTATGTCGACCGTTTCGAAAAGCGGGGCGGTGTGTGGAGGATTGCCCAGCGCACAGGCCTGTATGACTGGCGCGAATTCCGGGTGGTGGAGGGCGTCGACCTCTCCGACACACCCGAAGGCGCGGCGGGGTATCACGACGAACGCGATCCCTCGACGGCGGCCGTGAGGCGGTGGTTGGGGTAG
- a CDS encoding NADP-dependent oxidoreductase yields the protein MQNRFWRIARRPEGTDFAAALELDEAPLAPLGTGEIRIRNSHLSMDAGTRMWLTDREDGYQPPLPLGIPMSGLVLGEVIESRADGFAPGDLVRAFGQWADISTVDAVMSGAIVLDPTVTDRRAWFGPLGMNGWTALWGIEQTGAAKPGDRVLVSAAAGATGILAVQVAKLLGCEAWGIAGGAAKCAYLTDELGIAGAVDYKAADVGGQLDAAGGFDIYFDNVGGALLDQVLTRMNHYGRIAVCGLLADYTGGGRTSPREFDQVLMRRLRIEGFFSPDFMHEGPALTRRLRDWTEAGALVMPYDVTQGLENTLSAYAKLFTGGNIGKVIVELDT from the coding sequence ATGCAGAACCGTTTCTGGCGCATCGCGCGCCGCCCCGAAGGCACTGATTTCGCCGCCGCGCTGGAGCTGGACGAGGCGCCGCTCGCCCCGCTGGGGACAGGCGAAATCCGCATCCGCAATTCGCACCTGTCGATGGATGCCGGCACCCGGATGTGGCTGACCGACCGTGAGGACGGGTATCAGCCGCCGCTCCCGCTCGGAATCCCGATGTCGGGGTTGGTGCTGGGCGAGGTAATCGAAAGCCGCGCCGATGGCTTTGCGCCCGGCGATCTGGTGCGCGCCTTCGGGCAATGGGCGGATATCAGCACGGTCGATGCGGTTATGTCCGGCGCGATTGTGCTCGACCCCACAGTCACCGACCGCCGCGCGTGGTTCGGCCCGCTGGGGATGAACGGCTGGACCGCACTATGGGGTATTGAACAGACCGGCGCAGCCAAGCCGGGCGACCGGGTGCTGGTCTCCGCCGCCGCCGGGGCGACGGGGATACTCGCGGTGCAGGTCGCCAAGCTGCTCGGCTGCGAGGCGTGGGGGATTGCGGGCGGCGCTGCGAAGTGCGCTTACCTGACCGATGAATTGGGGATCGCCGGAGCGGTCGATTACAAGGCTGCGGATGTGGGCGGGCAGCTCGACGCAGCGGGCGGTTTCGACATCTACTTCGACAATGTCGGCGGAGCGCTGCTCGATCAGGTGCTGACCCGGATGAACCACTATGGCCGCATCGCGGTGTGCGGCTTGCTCGCCGATTACACCGGCGGCGGGCGCACGAGCCCCCGCGAATTCGATCAGGTGCTGATGCGGCGGCTCAGGATCGAGGGGTTCTTCTCACCCGACTTCATGCACGAAGGCCCCGCCCTCACCCGTCGCCTGCGCGACTGGACTGAGGCGGGCGCGCTCGTCATGCCCTATGACGTGACGCAGGGGCTGGAAAACACCCTCAGCGCCTATGCCAAGCTGTTCACCGGCGGCAATATCGGCAAGGTGATCGTGGAGCTGGACACATGA